Part of the Leishmania infantum JPCM5 genome chromosome 20 genome is shown below.
GGCGACGGGgtcggcgacgccggtgctTCGCCAGGGCGGCACTCCTTTACCTTCTCGCACGTCTTTCGGCCAACTGCGAGGCAGGCCGATGTCTACGAGCACGTTGCCCGCCCCATCGTGGTGGATGTCCTGTCTGGCTACAACGGCACCATCTTCATGTATGGGCAGACTGGGAGCGGCAAGACGCACACGATGTTCGGAGAAGTGAATGGTGGTGCATGGGCCACAAGCTGCGACTCAGGCAGGCCCTCTGCAGGCGTCGCCTTCAACGCAGACACCAACGAGGAGGACGTCAACGAGAAgccgaaggaggaggacagtcctgcgcacacgcgcctcACCGAAGAGGAGCACGGAGAGATGGAGCCTCACGCTTGCGAGCGTCAGAGAGCACAAGCGGAAGGCGAAGACGAGGAACGACACGAagagcagaagcagcagcaagcatCTCAGCAAACCTTGCAGGCGCCCGGCACGTCTCCCAGGGCAACGCGGCCGAAACTCAGCACCTACCATACCAAGACGGGCCACCCGGCGACCTCAGCGATAGCGACGACAaggagcgccgcagccgtgccaccaccgtccgcgacgacgacatcTTTCTGCCGCAcccgcgccaccgtcacTCCGCttggcgagctgcagcaaaTCAACACGCTTCAAAACGCTACCGGCAGTGACGCTGCGGAGTACTGCTATGCAGCGGTGAACAAGTCGACAAAAatgtgtgccgccgccaccgcgtcgaCCTCTTACGCTccaccgtcgtcgtcagcGGCCCCAGCATCGCCGTCCTCTGCGTTCTCCCGCAGTGGACCGCCTCGGTGTACGGTGAGGAGTGCGGCGGGTATGCGGTCCGCCTTTACGGGCgacgccgtcagcggcgtCATACCGCGAGCGGTGCACGACATCTTCGACGCCATCGCCCACGCAGACCCGTCCAAGGAGTTCGACGTGCAGATGTTCTTTGTGGAGGTGTACATGGAGCAGATTCGCGACCTCCTTGTCCCGAACCCGTCCGCCGCGATGCATTCATCGTCGGCTGGTATCGCTCCAACGCTGCCGATAGGGCCACgcaagctgcagctgcgcgaggatgTTAGCACCAACTCGTTCTACGTCGATGGATGTTGCAACCCGCATGTGTCGTCTGCCAGGGATGTGCTGCATCTGGTGAAGAACGGTCTCAAGCAGCGGGCCACCTCAGCCACGGCGATGAACGAgacgagcagccgcagccattGCCTGCTGAACCTGACGGTGAAGAGCGTCGACCGCGCGCAGGGGGTGTCGACGGTAGGGAAGCTTTACTTGGTGGACCTCGCTGGTAGCGAGAAGGTTGGGAAAACCAACGCGACAGGGCTGCGCCTAGAGGAGGCAAAGCTGATCAACAAGTCCCTCTCCACTCTTGGCATGGTTATCATGTCCCTGACAGATCacagcgccacgcacacgccgtaTCGAGATAGTGTGCTGACAAAAATCTTGAAAGACTCGCTCGGCGGCAACTCGCACACGGCCCTTGTGATCTGCTGCAGCCCGTCCCCGTGCCATGCGCAGGAGACGCTGTCGACGCTGCGCTTCGGTGCTCGCGCGAAGGCTATCGAGAACAAGGCCGTCGTGAACCGCGACCtcaccgcggcgcagctgcggcgcatgTTGGAGACGGCCAAGGGGGAGATCGAGCGGCTGCACGtgaaggtgcagcagctgagcaTGACGAGTGGAGCAGTGGACCCCTGTAAAGGGACGCCGGACTTCCCCGTCGTAGCATCGCGAAAGCtgtcgagcgccgccactgctacGGCGTCTTCAATggcgagcgaggcggacaCGTCCCGCATCAGTGCACTGCTGGAGGAGCGTGCGACGGAGCAGGCGCGGTTGCAGAATCTCCGCgctgaggtggcgcagctgcatgaCAGCCTCAGCAGCGCCCAGGACATCATCAGTGCCTtgcaggaggagcgcgacgGCTACATCGACAAGGTGCAGAGCTTTCAGGAGGAAATAAGCGTCTGGGAGGACGCACACTCCGCGTCTTTGAAGCGCGCGGCAACCcaggacgcgctgctgcagcaatgCACGGTTCTCCTCCGTGCCCAGGCAAGCGAGATCAAAGACCTCATGCAGTGCATGGCAGCCTACGCCCAGCCCCTTCAGCAGGCCCGACAGGCCGTCGACCAGCTCCACACCTACGTGTATGGGGCAAACACGAGccgcgagcggcagcgaacgCTTTTTACCCCGGAAACGTGCCAAGAGAATGCCTTcgcggcagcatcgcagGGCCTCCTGTCCCGTCCACTGGCCTCCGTGCACGGATCGAATGTGAGCGCCGTGGGCAACATGACGGAGAGCAGCGGGCGGCACatcaccggcagcagcaaccttCCAGACGGGCAATCACCCAATCCGCGTCTTCAGCCGGGCGTGGACACAGGCCCGCCACAGCCGAGCAGATCGAGGTCTCTGCCGCAACACTGTGTTGCAAGCGATTACCGTGACAACCTCATGTCGGGGTCGATAAGCGTGTCGCCTgggacggcaacggcgcaaCAGTGGGTatcgcgcgccgcctcggtaGGACAGAATGACAGCGGTGCGTCGCACGTCGGCTCCTGTGGCCTGGATGGAATGacacctgcagcacctgcagagTGTATCCGTCGCCTCGAAGAGGAACTCGCCTCGCTTCAGTCTGAccacggcgcgctgctgcagcagcacaaagaggcgctggcggagctgcagtcGAAGCAGCGCATTCTCGacctccgccgcggccacctTGCCACCGTGAAAGATGAGCTGAAGCGGGAGTACATGATAAACAAAGAGCTGCGTGAGCGCTTGGAGAAGGGGCGGGACAGCCTACGAGGGCCGCTCGAGATGGCGCGCAATGATGCCAACTACTGGCGCCGGCGGTACGAGGAGCTTGCGAGCCGAAAGGAGATGCGATGCGCCGCCGAGTGCCAGCGTGGCTCCCCCCGCTTTGTctttccaccgccgccgccgccgcagcagcagcagcagccgcaccagcaccagcaccagcaacaACACGAGGccgggcgcagcggcacaatGGACGCGGATGCCTTGAATCTCATGGCTTTCCACGCTTCTGCCGATTCGgccagtggcggcgctgtgaTGGAAATTAGGAACCGTCCCTCCATCCCGGATATCTCATCCGGCGTCCTGTCGTCGAGGGCGTCTGGCGAGAATGTGCTGCTGAGCCTCTCCTCGGCCACAACACCACTGCGATCGACTGTGGCACGGCTCACCACAGAGCTCGAGGACTGATGTCGTTTACAGCTGATGAGCGCattcctttccctctctcaccgcgtgtgcttgtgcgacCGTGATGCACAGCTATCGTCTTGCGTTCCCACAGTGCCACAGAGACGGCGCTCACTCTGGCCGTAGGAATTGTAGgcggggctgctgccgcacaatatcgcgcacgcgccatgcttgtgtctgtgcgtgtgtgtgtgtgtgtgtgtgtgtgtgcagagcTCCTCTTGGGCAACATCTGGAGAACTGCACTACCGAGAGCTCTGGCTAGTGGTGCTCAGTCTATGGTGTATCTTCTCAGACGCGCGTGACGCCATTGCCGACCCTTCGCGCCTCGTCCTGTCAGTGTGTTGTCTGCGGCCACCGCTTCTTGTTCAAGGCAGGCGGCCGGCGAGTCGGAGTTTGGGTGGGGTGAGCGAGTTGTTGATTAGGTCGTTGATACAGCGTATTCCTTCTACGCCTGTGCTGGGCGGGCTAGTACGATGATTGACTTTCTCATTGCTTTCTATTGTTTTAGAGAAGCGTGCTTAAGGGTGCGATGGCGTCTGGTGCGTAGACTCCGTCtcgcctttttcgtttcgccccccccccgcgcacgcacacacacgcacacgcacgcacgtttCAGTGACGCCCTCGCGCATGTATACACGAGTAACCCATGCGCACAAGAACCAGTAAAATAGGGCAGGGTATAGGCAGCACGGCTAGAAAGGAAATAGAGACATGTGCTGCTTAACGGCAttgatgcgtgtgcgtgtgtgtgttcctgTGTTTCTGCCGTCTTTGCGGCACTCGTGTCCGCGATGAAAGCGCGCATATCATGTCTACAGGCGGGTCCGGCACGACCACGCtcctgcctcctcccccatcGCGGAGTGTGATTCTATGCAGCGCGgcatctctcttttcctATTTGTTTCTTCTTGTTGCACCCGCGGCTGCGTACGTAGGAGGTGAGGAGGGGCAAGGGCCTGTCAACccctgctgcctctgccgcttctctcgTCGGAGCCTGCCGTTTGCATCCTGCGCCAATGTGGATGCACTTGGATgtgcatcgccgccatctcGCCCCATGTTTCTGCGCTGCTTCGATCTGCCTCACTCACCCagctcccccctctctcttccctccgTAACTGCATTGACGGCcacgcaccaccgccttTTCTGggcttctctcttccgccAAGGACAGCCATCTTTGCGAGTAAGCATGTCACGCACCTcatccagcgccgccacctccgcggcCCCGCTGTTTCGGGAGTACCGCGTGCACCACGTCACCACCGATGGTATCCTTGTGCAGCTGCCCGAGACGAGGGGCTTCGGCCGCCTCACCACCGCGACTCTTGGCGATGATCTGCTGGCCAAGCGTCTCCTCACGAGCCTCTCGGCCCGCGAGCAGGTGATTGCCATGCCGATGCGCTTGCGCGACGCGCAGGGGTACCGGCTGCTGACAGTAGATTTGAAGGAGGGTTTTAGCGCGATACTCACCTACCCCGAgcctgtgcgccgcctcgtgcAGAGGCTCCTGCGCAAGCACATGCTGGTGGGGCTCGGCACTACTGCCGCGGCTCGCCTCGTGCGCGGCTCTGCAAAGGGCTCAGTGCTCACTATTCAGCCTCGCATGACGGCTGTGGCGGCACTGGAGGACCTCACCAAGGGTGACTCCTCCGCATCCCTCAAGTCGTTTAGCGGGGCCGCCGCTCGTGCCCAGCAGAGGCAGAAAGGCCGTGGCGACAACGGtatcagcagcgacgacgatgagTGCCACGTAGATCGCGCGCAAGAGAGCGGCACGCTGGGCGtgagcacagagagaaacaaGGCCACAGCCGACGGAAACATCATAGAGGTGCGCATTCTCAACTACGACGTGAACGCTGACGTCGTCAATGTGACAGCGAAGGcgaaggtggtggagggcacGCCGGTCGACACGGCCGtgtccgcggcggcgctggccacGCTGCACCCTGGCGACATCGTCTCTTGCACGGTCCTCCTCTCGTCGACCGATGACGGGTGCGCTGTTGTTCAGATACCTGTGCAGAGCGTCACAGTAGACCcgcacgacagcagcagcggctgcgtgaCTGTTCTCGGCTACTATGTGTACGACTGGGACGGCAAGGGGGTgcctgcggcgccggtggtcGGCCACACGGTGGATCTCGTGATCGAGTTCTGCCCTGAAATCGCCGTTctgcgcgacgtggcgccGTTCGCGATTCTGTCGAATCGCCTTCGTCAGTTCCACCGCCTCCCGGCGGTGCGTCACTTCGCCGAGACCACGATCGAGGCGTCGGCTTCTGCTCTGTCCGCGGCCAACCCTACATCTCCTGTTGCGGCGCGCGGGCTTCTGGGGTTCTTCCCGTGGCGGACCGAGTACgcggcgaaggcgcggcgcgccgaggaAAGCGAGGACGATGAGGACGCAGCTGAAGGTCACAGCGGCCACGGCTCAGCTCAggatcggcagcagcggacgcgccgccgcaaacTGGAGGAGGCAATCGACGCCTACGAACGCGGCatggagacggcggtgccgacgaGCCCGGAGGAATTCCAGCGCTTGCTGCTCGCAAACCCGAACAGCAGCTATGTTTGGACGCAATACATGGCCTACCACGTTGGCCTGCAGCAGTACGAGGCGGCGCGTCAGGTGGCCGAGAAGGCGCTCAGCACTATCGGTGTGCgagagcaggaggagctgctgaacgTCTGGGTGGCGTACCTCAACATCGAGAACCTGTACGGCACGGAGGAGTCGCTCTCGGCGGTGTTCCGGCGcgcgcagcaacggcagctcAACCAGCTGGTCCTCTTTGAGCGACTCGCAGATATCTACGCGGCGTCCCGCAAGCCTAATCAGCTGCTTGCATTGTGCCGCGCCATGACGGGCAAGTTCCGCACTGAGCGCCGCACGTGGGAGCGTCTCGGCATCGTCCTTGTCGATCAGGGCAAGCGCGATCAGCTGAAGCGGACCTTGAAGGACATGGGCGATGTGCTGAAGCGAGATGACGCCACGCTGGCTATTGTGCACATTGCCATTCATGAGTACAAGCAAGGCAGTCCCGAGAACGGCCGCGCGCTCTTCGAAGGCTTGCTGCGCAAGGTGCCGAAGCGGTCCGATGTCTGGTCAATCTACACTGATCAAGAGATGGGGCTGCTGAACCGCAAGGACCCGACGGCGTCAACGCTTCAGGTACGGCAGATCTTCCAGCGCACGGTTGCGATGAACTTTTCGGCAAAGGTGATGCAGCAGGTCCTTACGCGCTTCCTCTCATTCGAGAAGCTGCACGGCACGCCGGCCGATGTCGAGTCGGTGAAGAGGTTCGCGCGCACCTACGTGGAGTCCAAAATTCAGGCGTTAACCGACTCCGTCCccgacgcggcggccgcgtgaTGCCTCAATGGTGGccatctctctgtctttttttgtgtgccATCGTCACTGAAGCAGCTCGATGCTGTGCTGTCATGTGCATGTTCTATTCGCaggcgcgtgtgtctgcctgtcttactttctctctctcggcatccatgtgtgtgtgtgtgtgtgtgtgttgcttTAAAAGTATTTAATCAAGTGACGGCGTCCAGGTCTGCGCAGTTctatgtgctgctgctgcggcggctaCGTGCGCTTCCACACAGCGGGTGCGGGTCGCGCATACAAGGGCAGGCGACCTCTCAGTggaggaaggggtggggaaaGGGGAGTGCGAGCGGCAAGGGTGTCGCCATGCAGGCACACGCGAAGCGCCTTTTCCGTCCCTTTGCTTTCTCGAGTGTGTTGGGGGGTGAGGGTTAATCGAAAGGAGACGGAGACGACGTCAGTGGTGCGTGCCATACAACGAATAAGCGCCTACCTAAGACAAGGCACAGAGCTGTACAAACGAAAACCAAGagatggagggagagacggagaaaTGATCGCGCGCAATAATGTGCGGTGTGCCAGACCCACTGTTTTCCGACATGAACGTAGCTGAGAGTGGGCTGCCGGAAGAAGTGTGCAcaggcgtgcgtggcggtTGGGCTTCATGACAACGACGGCGGGAGCAACGGAAAAGAAGCGTGCGCATCGAGTACGCAGCAGTGCAAGAAGGTAGCGTTGCACCGACGCGCCGTCGAATCCTCGCCCTGTCCCACCGCCCACGCTCTCTCCATTTGTGGCAACGACACCACGAGCGTTCCGCGGCGTATTGCACGCGAGAAATGATCGCTTTCTGCGCATCCGTCGACACGTCTTTTCGACCTGCTCGCATCGTCCTTTCCACGCCttgcttttcgttttcgtcTTTTTATTTCGTGTCCGAATGAATGGCGCTCATCTGTCTGCGCCAGCATGTACACATCAAACGTtcttcgctctccctcccactGTCTTACCTTGGTACCGCTGCCGGAGTGTGGCTGTgtgagcacgcgcgcgcgtgtgtgtgtgtgtgtatcagCCTAGCCGACACAAAGCTGGCAAGCACGCCATACCGTATACAAGTGCGCACCGATACTGCACGTGGAGGGTGCGAAACCCGATACCCTTTCTTGTCCTGTGCAATCGCCCCGCTtgcctgtgtgtctctccctccttttgTGATATCACTAGCACGAACAACCCACAACGCGCCATCACGATGGAGCAGTTCGACTCGGTCAAGACTATGATCGACAACCTCCGCTCCGAGGACCCGGAGGCGCGCCTGAGCAGCATGCGCGGCATCCACCTCATCAGCACCACGCTGGGCCCCGAGCGTACCCGTGACGAACTCCTCTTGTACCTCACGGACTACctcgacgacaacgacgaagTGCTGCGCGTGTTCGCGAACGCGCTGGGGACGATGCTACCGGAGGTGGGAGGCGTAGAGTACACCGGCAGTCTTCTGGCTCCACTGGAGATCCTGGGTAGCCTGGACGAGGTCACCGTACGCGACGAGGCTGTCGCATCCCTCCAGCTCATTGGCAGCCAACTCTTCTCGCCGGGCAGCAccacgggcagcagcagtgcgtctTCCGCCGACAACAAGCGCAAGGACTCGAATGCGAAGGCACAAGGTGAATTCATAGGCATggtccgccgcctcggcgaaGGGATGCCGCAGtgtcgcagcaccgcctgctcGCTCATCTCGACCGTCTACCCCTGCGTCGAcgccagcacgcgcgccgaCTTGATGAAGCTTTTCCAGAAGCTGTGCGAGGACGACGAAATCCTCGTTCGGCGCGCCGCATGCATTGCCATGGGCAAACACCTCGCCGGCGTACTTGGTTCGAAGGGGTGCTCGGAgctggtgccggtgctgaACGCGTTTGCAAAAGACGAAAGCGACGGCGTGCGCCtgcaggcggtggcgacgtGCGCGTccctgctgcaggtgctccCTGAGACGCAGCACTCAGCTATCCTGTTAGCAgttcgctctctctcgtcgGACAGCTCGTGGCGCGTTCGTTACATGACGGCAGACTCGTTAGGCAACCTCGCGGCTGCTCTCTCGCCACCGGACGTCGTGAAGTATGCTGTGCCGGTGTTTCGCTCCTTGTGCCAGGACTCAGAGCCGGAGATCCGTGCGTCGGCGGTGTTCAACATGGCGAACGTGCTTGCCGCTTGCCGAGACGCGACCGGCAAGAAGGACATCCTCGTGACCGGTACTCGACTTGTCTCTGATGACGTCAGCCACGTCCGCATGAGCCTCGCGAGCGCCGTTCTGAAGTCCGTCGCGCACGTGGCAAAAGATCTCTGGGGCACTACCATCGTCCCAGCGTGCACCGCACTGCTGCgggacgcggaggcggatgTGCGACTGGCACTCGTGTCCGGTTTTAGTTCCATGGGCAACACCccggaggcgaaggagctggcgcCAAGCCTGGTCCCTGTTGTCATCAGCCTCGCTGCGGATTCAAAATGGCGTGTGCGGGAGGTGGTTGTCGCACAGGTGCCCTACGTGATCACCTCGCTGGGGCGGAGCGCagagcaggtgctgcaggtaTGTGTAAACCGTCTGACcgaccgcgtcgccgcc
Proteins encoded:
- a CDS encoding putative kinesin heavy chain, which produces MYGQTGSGKTHTMFGEVNGGAWATSCDSGRPSAGVAFNADTNEEDVNEKPKEEDSPAHTRLTEEEHGEMEPHACERQRAQAEGEDEERHEEQKQQQASQQTLQAPGTSPRATRPKLSTYHTKTGHPATSAIATTRSAAAVPPPSATTTSFCRTRATVTPLGELQQINTLQNATGSDAAEYCYAAVNKSTKMCAAATASTSYAPPSSSAAPASPSSAFSRSGPPRCTVRSAAGMRSAFTGDAVSGVIPRAVHDIFDAIAHADPSKEFDVQMFFVEVYMEQIRDLLVPNPSAAMHSSSAGIAPTLPIGPRKLQLREDVSTNSFYVDGCCNPHVSSARDVLHLVKNGLKQRATSATAMNETSSRSHCLLNLTVKSVDRAQGVSTVGKLYLVDLAGSEKVGKTNATGLRLEEAKLINKSLSTLGMVIMSLTDHSATHTPYRDSVLTKILKDSLGGNSHTALVICCSPSPCHAQETLSTLRFGARAKAIENKAVVNRDLTAAQLRRMLETAKGEIERLHVKVQQLSMTSGAVDPCKGTPDFPVVASRKLSSAATATASSMASEADTSRISALLEERATEQARLQNLRAEVAQLHDSLSSAQDIISALQEERDGYIDKVQSFQEEISVWEDAHSASLKRAATQDALLQQCTVLLRAQASEIKDLMQCMAAYAQPLQQARQAVDQLHTYVYGANTSRERQRTLFTPETCQENAFAAASQGLLSRPLASVHGSNVSAVGNMTESSGRHITGSSNLPDGQSPNPRLQPGVDTGPPQPSRSRSLPQHCVASDYRDNLMSGSISVSPGTATAQQWVSRAASVGQNDSGASHVGSCGLDGMTPAAPAECIRRLEEELASLQSDHGALLQQHKEALAELQSKQRILDLRRGHLATVKDELKREYMINKELRERLEKGRDSLRGPLEMARNDANYWRRRYEELASRKEMRCAAECQRGSPRFVFPPPPPPQQQQQPHQHQHQQQHEAGRSGTMDADALNLMAFHASADSASGGAVMEIRNRPSIPDISSGVLSSRASGENVLLSLSSATTPLRSTVARLTTELED
- a CDS encoding rRNA biogenesis protein-like protein translates to MSRTSSSAATSAAPLFREYRVHHVTTDGILVQLPETRGFGRLTTATLGDDLLAKRLLTSLSAREQVIAMPMRLRDAQGYRLLTVDLKEGFSAILTYPEPVRRLVQRLLRKHMLVGLGTTAAARLVRGSAKGSVLTIQPRMTAVAALEDLTKGDSSASLKSFSGAAARAQQRQKGRGDNGISSDDDECHVDRAQESGTLGVSTERNKATADGNIIEVRILNYDVNADVVNVTAKAKVVEGTPVDTAVSAAALATLHPGDIVSCTVLLSSTDDGCAVVQIPVQSVTVDPHDSSSGCVTVLGYYVYDWDGKGVPAAPVVGHTVDLVIEFCPEIAVLRDVAPFAILSNRLRQFHRLPAVRHFAETTIEASASALSAANPTSPVAARGLLGFFPWRTEYAAKARRAEESEDDEDAAEGHSGHGSAQDRQQRTRRRKLEEAIDAYERGMETAVPTSPEEFQRLLLANPNSSYVWTQYMAYHVGLQQYEAARQVAEKALSTIGVREQEELLNVWVAYLNIENLYGTEESLSAVFRRAQQRQLNQLVLFERLADIYAASRKPNQLLALCRAMTGKFRTERRTWERLGIVLVDQGKRDQLKRTLKDMGDVLKRDDATLAIVHIAIHEYKQGSPENGRALFEGLLRKVPKRSDVWSIYTDQEMGLLNRKDPTASTLQVRQIFQRTVAMNFSAKVMQQVLTRFLSFEKLHGTPADVESVKRFARTYVESKIQALTDSVPDAAAA
- a CDS encoding putative serine/threonine protein phosphatase 2A regulatory subunit, yielding MEQFDSVKTMIDNLRSEDPEARLSSMRGIHLISTTLGPERTRDELLLYLTDYLDDNDEVLRVFANALGTMLPEVGGVEYTGSLLAPLEILGSLDEVTVRDEAVASLQLIGSQLFSPGSTTGSSSASSADNKRKDSNAKAQGEFIGMVRRLGEGMPQCRSTACSLISTVYPCVDASTRADLMKLFQKLCEDDEILVRRAACIAMGKHLAGVLGSKGCSELVPVLNAFAKDESDGVRLQAVATCASLLQVLPETQHSAILLAVRSLSSDSSWRVRYMTADSLGNLAAALSPPDVVKYAVPVFRSLCQDSEPEIRASAVFNMANVLAACRDATGKKDILVTGTRLVSDDVSHVRMSLASAVLKSVAHVAKDLWGTTIVPACTALLRDAEADVRLALVSGFSSMGNTPEAKELAPSLVPVVISLAADSKWRVREVVVAQVPYVITSLGRSAEQVLQVCVNRLTDRVAAIRDAAVQSCCKLVAEHGSGWAASTLLPQVQTLVTDSNYLHRVALCHLYAALANVAAFDAATCESALWPQLVILHKDAVPNVRLNVAKAIMALSRADKIPSRVAKPVLRALSEDAEVDVCDAAVAAPALKSSMSKK